Sequence from the Toxotes jaculatrix isolate fToxJac2 chromosome 24, fToxJac2.pri, whole genome shotgun sequence genome:
taattaattttttaaacatatgGTTCAGTAACTCTTGTTCTACAGAGCTTTTTAGCTTCCTTCAGGTCCTTGTTTTTCCCCAGGAGCTAGTGCAGACCAAAAACACAGCTTAAAGAGAAGGAATACTGAACttagattcatcaggtggactcaaaCACCACACATAATGAATAATAACGTTATCTATATATATGTCCTACATGGGATTTTAGTTTGATTATCTTACCTCAAAAAAGTGATTGATTTGGATCAATTAATAAACCGTCATGAAGGTTAGAATGTTCAGTTTTCAACGCAtcttcaacaaaaacagaactttaATCTTTAAAGCTGTTGGTGAGACTcataaaattgtatttatttcacagctgagTTTGTCTTCTTGGACCTGACCTCCTTTAAATCAGTGCGACAATTTGCTCAGACGTTCAGAGACAGATGTCTCCCCCTCCATGTTCTGGTTAACAATGGTAGGCTATTTCACTGTCACCGTGAATACATATTAGAGTTTTTAATATAGGTCTTTGATAACTCTAAAACAGTATCCCCTTGTGATTTTGTCATGTAAGCTGGGACCATGCTGGTTCCTGAGTTGCAGACAGAGGACGGCTTTGAGTTCCACTTTGGTCTCAACTACTTGGGCCACTTCCTGCTGACCAACCTGCTTCTGGACATCCTGAAGAGGTCAGGACGACAGGGCTGCTGCTCCAGAATTGTCAACATGTCCTCTGCTACGCACTATGCAGGAGTCCTGCACATGGATGACTTGAATAGGAGGTAAGAAGATTGAGGAATACTCATTTGTTGGACATATGGACTGTTTGGCTTCATGTTCCTTTGTGTtaccccctctctgtctccaggatCTGCTACAGTTCCCATGGTGCCTACTCTCAAAGCAAACTGGCTCTGGTCCTTTTCACCTACCGCCTGCAGGAACAACTGACAGCTGGTGGCTTTCCCGTAACCGCCAATGCCATTGACCCCGGCATGGTGGACACAGCACTGTACGACAACCTGTGGACCCTCGCACAGGTGCTGAAGAAACCAGTGGCCAAGATCCTGTTCAGGGTACGTTTCTACCAGCATTGTATTTTTTAGGATTTCACTTACAAGACATCAGGAGACACTTGAAGTTCCGACAGTCCCATAAGTATTCCCATCTCAGTTTATGGTGCTATCATGACTTTCTTCGTGTATGTGCTTCTCAGACTGCATCAGAGGGAGCGTCCACAGCCATCTACGCCGCAGCTGCCTCTGagatggagggggtggggggctgttACCTGTACAACGGCCAGAAGACACAGTCCTCCGACCTGTCCTACGACTCTGAGCTACAAGCAGAGCTGTGGAAGAAAAGCTGTGAGCTTGTGGGCCTTCCTGTGAAAGATGGTATCTGAAGCACCTAAATATCCAGATTTATAGACCGTCCTCAGCTGTTTTTTACAGATCCAGCTTCAGTGAAGGAGCAAAAGCCAAAAatcttaaagaaaaacaaagaatgttTTCAACAATGTCTGATAAAGATGCCAAAAATCGTCCATTTTGATTCTAATAAGGCAAAACAATCAGGCTCCAGACACCTTAGCAGTGGCTGAGTCTTTTTAATATTCTGGTGTGTTTCCAGTTTTGTGATCTGTGTGAAATCTGTGTGAAAAAACATGGGTGTTTTAATTATTGCGACTAGTCAGATTGTAGCCTCTTTCTTAGCCTTAAAGATAATTTTATGTTCATATTATGAACCAGCAATTGCACTGACATTCGACTGTTTACGTTTAACTGTCCAAGTGAAACTGTCTACATGAAAGTGTCCGCACTAAAATCCAAGTGAAGCTGTGCACATGTAAACATTTCAGCTGTAAACTGTATCCAGTCCAAATGTCGAAAATATTGATCATGTTGCACACAAATGATTTCCCATGATTTACTGTGAATGACGCCTTCTTCCTGTGGGTTCATTTAATAACATTATATGTTTAGCAAATGGACAAAGGCAGAACATGCTAATAAAGTGCCTTTGAGACACCAAACCACCGACTGTTTTTTCACCGACACCAGATCAgtaattttatttgtattttattttatggcaTCTGTTTTGATAAATGATTGAACTCTATTTTAGTTGATAGTTTTTACTTTGACAAAGATCATAAGCACATGGCTGCTCTTGGCTTCCATAGAAAAATCTAATCTGAATTCTTCACTAATAAAGAAGTTGCCCAAGCTGAGTTATGGGTTTATGCCAGGCTAGGTTCACCTATCCAGCCCCTGGGCCACTACCCACTCTATCCAGCACCTGGCCCTACCCGGCACCAACTCTATCAAGTACCTGGACCTCATCAATGCTCTGGTGTCTGAAAGCAAAAAAGGGTCAACATCTGATGTTGGAAAGTGACACTGACTCATGTGGCCAGAGGATTTGGTTGTCCACATTCTTTTGCCCACTGATAGTTTACAGTGgtgcaaaacaaactgttttggcCTTTTCTGGGGCTTTCAACTGCAACCCCCTGCCGACTGATGAAGACTTCAAGAGTAAAAAAGCTTCAGAAAATCCAACTAAAACCTTGAGTGTCAAACTGTTCTGTTTCTgggaaaagagacacaaagtCCTTTATACGAGTACAATGActtaaattttatttcattagagCACAAACATCAAGTGTACAAACTATTAAAATGGCCCTGTCACCACCCAGGATCCGTTGGACACATCAACCTAGACTCTGAGGTAAGAAACAAGTGTAAAATTAATGTTACTTATCAACTGTCAAATACACCAGTACTGACATATGTAAACCAGATCCTGATCCAGTTAAATGGATTTAGCCCTTTTAAAAAATTGATATTGTAAGTGCAAAAGTCCCACATGGCCTGACTAAGTTCATCCAGAAACATCTCACTTAACTTTACCCATCAACCAAAGACCAGACCTTGTCTCTTAAAGCCACCAGCTTGGCCTTGTTGATCCAGATTACAAAAAGGTCAAGAGGGTTTAGTGTCAGCTGTGGACTGATGAAGGGAAGCAGGCTGACCTGAACtacagagtgtgtatgtgtatttccTATTTTTGCTTTTAGATATGGAATCATGGTCaatatattttgtctttttgacaagaatttgaaaaaaaaatctttaatgtAGCAGATGAAGCAGATTTCTACAAAGTAATGTCAATTAAGTCAAAATACATAATGGAAAATAAGTGGGTGCATAAATAATAACCCCCTTTAAAGTGACTAATTCAACAGAGGTCTAGCCAGTTGGTGCTAGTGGTGACTGTAGTACAAAGACATTGAAGGAGTTAGCAGCCTGATCCCTGTGcaacctgacagagcttgaCCAGTTctgcaaagaagaagaatggaGCAAAACTGCAGACTGAGATCTATCCACACAGACCCAGTGATGTGATTGTAGCCAAAGGTGCATCATCTAAATACTTAAAGGTGTAATACGAGCATTCTTCCACAGTGGCTTTCTCTTTAGGTGAGGGGCCTAATTgtatttaattcatttgattaGTGTGTTAGTGATATTCTATACTTTTCTTACAGTCAATAGATCCCATGTGCAGAAATGTGTCCCACTAACAAGCATATATAAgatatatttgaatatttatatCAGCAAAaggcaccaaatgtggattaatccaccgctgaaaaaaaaaaaagttttctgaatTGTTTGGTGTAAAATGACCCCATTTTGAGATGGTGAATATCAACACACATTCTCATTTTTTACCTGCACTAATTCAGAAGAAcacaaaaacccacaaataCTGAAATCCAGGTCCAGACTGCTGACTACTGTCCTTGAGACCAGTCTTTATATGGGATGTCAAAAATTGTCTTAAATGTGTCTTTTGCTTCATTTCTGTGCTTTCATACCTGTTCACCAAGTCCTGTCCTGCGCCAGTGCTGGTCTCACCAAAACAAATGAGTCTTGGGTCTAGTCTTAAATGAgcctctcacaaacacagattCCTTGTCCACTTCTTCTGTGTCATGAAAAGATGTGCTGTGGACGATCTGAGACGTCCTCACGCGCAGCTTCTGCAGTTTGGGCTTCATTCTGCTGAGAGAAGACTTCCTCCTGAGGGGTTTCTCTCTGGGTCGGCCCTCCCCATCCACAGAGTCACAGTCGCTGGGGTTCAGCAATTTGAGGGGCCTCAGGTTAGACTGGAGAACCTTGGAGAACCTCCAGCGGCCCCCATGCCCACGGTTTGCATTCTCTGAGTTTGACTGCTCATATGCTCCTATGATGTCCCGTATGTCCACACTAACACTGTCCGTGAGGTACTGGCAGGCCTTCCTCCCACTGTAGTCCCTGATCTCCACATCAGCGCTGTAGGCCCCCACCAAGAGCTTCACCACCTCCATGTGGTTGTGCATGGCAGCGATGTGCAGTGGGGTGTAGCCGGTGTTGGATCGAACATCGATGTTGATGGGAATGTTGTGCTGCTTGGCGAAGTTAATAATCAGAGCCATGAGCTCAGGTTTGCCGTGCTTGGCGGCCCAGTGCAGGCAGGTGAACCCGGTGACAAAATCCTTCCTCAGGACCAGGCTGGGCTCTGCAGTGAGGAGGCGGTCCAAGCTGCCCCATTCCCCATCTGAAGCACACATCATCCACTCATGTTCCAGGGGATCCAGAGTGGCCCTCTCTTCATCTGGGTTTGAGGAGGCTACGGAC
This genomic interval carries:
- the dhrsx gene encoding dehydrogenase/reductase SDR family member on chromosome X isoform X3 — encoded protein: MWLQSVLVPLLKLYLCGLKVLLYQMFNRSFTLPVLSKQNGRVAIVTGGTRGMGLETARHLASLGMHVIIAGNEQEEGTATVRKIQEEGCEGKAEFVFLDLTSFKSVRQFAQTFRDRCLPLHVLVNNAGTMLVPELQTEDGFEFHFGLNYLGHFLLTNLLLDILKRSGRQGCCSRIVNMSSATHYAGVLHMDDLNRRICYSSHGAYSQSKLALVLFTYRLQEQLTAGGFPVTANAIDPGMVDTALYDNLWTLAQVLKKPVAKILFRTASEGASTAIYAAAASEMEGVGGCYLYNGQKTQSSDLSYDSELQAELWKKSCELVGLPVKDGI